In a single window of the Acidobacteriota bacterium genome:
- a CDS encoding type II secretion system protein, whose translation MTMRVAAANRRTRGAGGFTFIELLVVTTILLILSAAAMPLARVTIQRQKEIELHRALREIRTAIDKYKDAVDQGVIGGIEVKAGSEGYPADLDTLVEGVTPLNDMTGRKLKFLRRVPFDPMTRSDGWGMRSYQDSPKSSSWGRQNVFDVYTKSEGVALDGTKYRDWD comes from the coding sequence ATGACGATGAGAGTAGCGGCTGCGAATCGGCGGACGAGGGGCGCTGGAGGATTCACCTTCATTGAACTCCTCGTCGTCACGACGATTCTGCTGATCCTGTCGGCGGCGGCGATGCCGCTCGCGCGGGTCACGATTCAGCGACAGAAGGAAATCGAGTTGCACCGGGCCCTGCGCGAAATCCGGACGGCGATCGACAAGTACAAGGACGCCGTCGATCAGGGTGTGATCGGCGGAATCGAGGTGAAAGCCGGCAGCGAGGGGTACCCCGCTGATCTCGACACGCTTGTTGAGGGCGTGACGCCCCTCAACGACATGACCGGCCGGAAACTGAAGTTCTTGAGGCGCGTTCCGTTCGACCCGATGACTCGCAGCGATGGATGGGGCATGCGCTCGTACCAGGACAGCCCTAAGTCGAGTTCGTGGGGCCGGCAGAATGTATTCGACGTGTACACGAAGAGCGAGGGCGTCGCGCTCGACGGGACCAAGTATCGTGATTGGGACTGA
- a CDS encoding prepilin-type N-terminal cleavage/methylation domain-containing protein, whose translation MGTDRRRIGSSRARAASWPAGFTIIELLVVVSIIVILAGLAMAQYRNSVTRAEEAVLNTDLFRMRDALDQYYADKQQYAPTLDALVTEGYLRQIPKDPFTGSVDTWQTVQAEPDPSNPSAEPGIYNVKSGSDRSALDGTRYAEW comes from the coding sequence ATTGGGACTGACCGTCGCCGCATCGGCTCGTCGCGGGCTCGCGCCGCATCCTGGCCCGCCGGGTTCACGATCATCGAACTGCTCGTTGTGGTGTCGATCATCGTGATCCTGGCCGGCCTCGCGATGGCGCAGTACCGCAACAGCGTGACCCGGGCTGAGGAGGCTGTGCTCAATACGGATTTGTTCCGAATGCGCGATGCGCTCGACCAGTACTACGCCGACAAACAGCAGTACGCGCCAACGCTCGACGCGCTGGTCACCGAGGGGTACCTTCGACAGATTCCGAAAGACCCGTTTACCGGATCCGTCGACACGTGGCAGACGGTTCAGGCCGAGCCGGACCCGAGCAATCCGTCGGCCGAACCAGGAATCTATAACGTCAAGAGCGGCTCGGACCGGAGCGCGCTTGACGGCACCCGATATGCGGAATGGTGA
- a CDS encoding Ig-like domain-containing protein codes for MTRQNPTTARRHSRWLQACGLALGLLLTASCSKASLMAPSSSTLTLLVSRTTVGLSASVTVTALVNESSGTPVHDGTVVAFFSTLGTISPAQATTTNGQATVQLLTGTQSGVAEITATSGGAKLASTVKVGVGAAAVARVDLMASPTSLPSIGGTTLLTATVSDGDGNRLSGIPVTFYTDNGNLDQSGVSTNSNGQVQGQLTTTVRASVTASVAGGTSGSVRSDPVIITVRTQPTASFGTVTVSGFQATFVYSAFPGAGGAAVTSVSITFGDGTSQGSLSPGNQSVVHVYPRIDNFSALLTVTDAAGETMTASTTVVVK; via the coding sequence ATGACACGACAGAATCCGACAACGGCACGGCGCCACAGCCGATGGCTGCAGGCATGCGGACTCGCGTTGGGGCTGCTGCTGACGGCGTCCTGCAGCAAGGCGTCGCTGATGGCGCCCAGCAGTAGCACGCTGACGCTCCTGGTGAGCCGCACGACGGTCGGCCTCAGCGCCTCGGTGACTGTCACCGCCCTGGTGAATGAGTCGAGCGGTACGCCGGTCCACGATGGCACCGTCGTCGCCTTCTTCTCAACCCTCGGGACGATCAGTCCTGCGCAGGCGACCACGACGAATGGCCAGGCCACCGTGCAACTGCTGACGGGCACGCAATCTGGCGTCGCGGAGATCACCGCGACATCCGGTGGCGCCAAACTCGCGTCGACCGTCAAGGTCGGCGTGGGCGCCGCGGCCGTGGCCCGTGTCGACCTGATGGCCAGTCCCACGTCATTGCCTTCGATCGGCGGCACCACGTTGTTGACCGCCACCGTGAGTGACGGCGACGGCAATCGTCTCTCCGGGATCCCGGTCACCTTCTACACCGACAACGGGAACCTCGACCAGAGCGGTGTGAGCACGAATAGTAATGGACAAGTCCAGGGCCAACTGACGACGACGGTGAGAGCCAGCGTCACCGCATCAGTCGCCGGGGGCACCAGCGGGTCGGTGAGATCCGATCCGGTGATCATCACCGTGAGGACCCAACCGACGGCGTCGTTTGGCACCGTCACGGTCTCGGGGTTCCAGGCCACCTTCGTGTATTCCGCGTTTCCGGGAGCGGGTGGCGCGGCGGTCACCTCCGTGAGCATCACGTTCGGGGATGGCACGTCACAGGGATCACTTTCACCGGGCAACCAATCCGTGGTGCATGTGTACCCCAGGATTGACAACTTCTCCGCACTCCTGACCGTTACCGACGCCGCCGGGGAGACCATGACCGCCTCGACGACCGTCGTGGTGAAATGA
- a CDS encoding type II secretion system protein: protein MPGAHARLTGQSGYAMAVLLVTLAVMGVVIGVAMPIWRTVIQREKEEELIFRGRQYTRAIGLFQRRFANTYPPSFDMLVEQKFLRKKFKDPMTEDGEFQVLYQGSALALPGGRGSQSGTTGLQTGSGASAFGAGSQGAVIGVASSRQGELPSMMSITGGRGGTGPQVGVIGVASKSTDKSIRILDGRSRYSEWQFIWQPTAAPGRGGGANQPGGRGGRGEQGGFGMPGSGAGPGRGQGGGRQPGSGRQGPGIPPSA from the coding sequence ATGCCGGGCGCGCACGCGCGACTCACTGGCCAGAGCGGCTACGCGATGGCGGTGCTCCTGGTGACACTTGCCGTGATGGGCGTTGTGATCGGTGTGGCGATGCCCATCTGGCGAACAGTCATCCAGCGGGAGAAGGAAGAGGAACTGATCTTCCGCGGCCGGCAGTACACCAGGGCGATCGGCCTCTTCCAGCGCCGCTTCGCCAATACCTACCCGCCGTCGTTTGACATGCTGGTCGAACAGAAATTCCTGCGCAAGAAGTTCAAGGACCCGATGACCGAGGACGGCGAGTTCCAGGTTCTGTACCAGGGATCGGCGCTCGCGTTGCCTGGTGGTCGCGGCAGTCAGTCGGGCACGACCGGTCTGCAGACGGGCAGCGGGGCCAGCGCGTTCGGCGCGGGGTCCCAGGGCGCCGTCATCGGTGTCGCCAGCAGCCGGCAGGGTGAACTGCCCTCCATGATGAGCATCACGGGCGGACGAGGCGGCACGGGACCCCAAGTCGGCGTCATCGGTGTCGCCAGCAAGAGCACCGACAAGTCGATCAGGATCCTGGATGGCCGCTCGCGGTACAGCGAGTGGCAGTTCATCTGGCAGCCCACCGCAGCGCCGGGACGTGGCGGCGGTGCGAACCAACCCGGAGGTCGTGGCGGCAGGGGAGAACAGGGTGGTTTCGGCATGCCGGGTTCCGGCGCAGGGCCAGGTCGTGGACAGGGAGGCGGCCGCCAACCAGGTAGCGGCCGTCAGGGTCCTGGGATTCCACCGTCCGCCTGA